A region from the Dehalococcoidia bacterium genome encodes:
- the acsB gene encoding acetyl-CoA decarbonylase/synthase complex subunit alpha/beta — protein MSRFIAKSAIRGTSEIVNRFEKLYNNALKDPGGDHPIKFPNTVYYLPVIYGLLGHKVEKVSDLGAIVDHAKSLVPPPPADNLWLPYLGETLDAGMATLFAEEGIKGIQFAQGQQPEIRNGYRWNGPIDDVQVRSWGVAMVDGTMPGFAAILGPARNNKVAVKLVRELQSKGLLVFMAGNVNGRTLVDQLLEEGVKLGYDTYTIPLGSDTESIIYALGYATRAAISFGGYQPGDYRRNLLYNKFRCFAFALALGPVDDLKYATAAGALNYGFPVIADTLIPNVLPFGVTQYEHVVSMPFDDIPGRDDMERVERLVEKCIEVRGIKIKVAKVPIPVAYGPAFEGEVVRKNDLRVEMGGKGGTCFEWLRMKEIDEIEDGKFELIGPDLDTTDIRGKMPLGIVVDVAGRKMQKDFEGVLERQIHHFVNGAEGVQHQGQRDITWIRIHKNAVEKGFRIKDIGRILHANLHNHYGTIVDKVQVTFYTERDKVVELMAEARQVYRERNERIADLNDDSVDVYYSCTLCQSFAPTHVCVINPERVGLCGAYSWLDCKAAFEISPSGANQPITKGAALSKDKGEWQGVNDFVYQNSQRAIGRFTLYSLMDAPMTTCGCCECVMSIVPEANGVMVVSRDDYGKTPSGMTFTQLMAIIGGGHQTPGMMGHGKTYLTSKKFIAADGGIKRLVWLSKNLKEEFAQELKAACQAAGEPDLMDKICDGSIATDANGLMSFLERQGHPALSMDPMI, from the coding sequence ATGTCCAGATTTATTGCCAAGTCAGCAATCCGAGGCACCAGCGAGATCGTTAATCGATTTGAAAAGCTTTACAACAATGCATTGAAGGACCCGGGTGGAGACCATCCTATCAAATTCCCGAACACCGTATATTACCTGCCTGTCATCTATGGACTCCTTGGCCACAAGGTGGAAAAGGTCAGTGACCTGGGTGCGATAGTGGACCATGCAAAATCGCTTGTCCCACCCCCACCAGCTGATAATCTCTGGCTGCCCTACCTGGGGGAAACGCTGGATGCAGGGATGGCCACTCTGTTCGCCGAAGAAGGGATAAAAGGAATCCAGTTTGCACAGGGCCAGCAGCCCGAGATAAGGAATGGCTATCGCTGGAACGGCCCGATAGACGATGTGCAGGTTCGTTCCTGGGGTGTGGCTATGGTTGATGGCACTATGCCGGGTTTTGCCGCCATTCTCGGTCCAGCCAGAAATAATAAGGTTGCCGTGAAACTCGTCCGGGAACTTCAATCGAAAGGCCTGCTCGTGTTCATGGCCGGGAATGTGAATGGGAGAACCTTGGTGGACCAATTGCTGGAGGAAGGCGTAAAACTAGGTTACGATACCTACACTATTCCTCTCGGCAGCGATACAGAGTCGATTATTTATGCGCTGGGATACGCCACGCGTGCGGCCATCAGCTTCGGCGGGTATCAACCGGGAGATTATCGAAGAAACCTTCTCTATAATAAATTCCGGTGTTTTGCCTTTGCTCTGGCATTGGGCCCGGTTGATGATCTCAAGTATGCTACTGCTGCCGGAGCCCTCAATTATGGATTTCCGGTAATTGCCGATACACTGATCCCCAATGTTTTGCCCTTCGGCGTCACCCAGTATGAGCATGTGGTCAGCATGCCGTTCGATGATATTCCGGGCAGGGACGATATGGAGAGGGTTGAGCGGCTGGTGGAGAAATGTATTGAAGTCCGCGGCATCAAGATTAAGGTTGCCAAAGTGCCAATCCCCGTTGCGTACGGTCCTGCATTTGAAGGTGAGGTGGTCAGAAAGAATGACTTGCGGGTTGAGATGGGAGGCAAAGGCGGCACGTGTTTTGAATGGTTGCGCATGAAGGAGATCGATGAGATCGAAGATGGGAAATTTGAACTGATTGGGCCTGATCTTGATACGACCGATATCCGCGGCAAAATGCCCCTGGGTATAGTGGTGGACGTGGCCGGACGCAAGATGCAGAAAGACTTCGAGGGTGTCCTGGAACGCCAGATTCACCATTTCGTCAATGGCGCCGAAGGGGTTCAGCACCAGGGCCAGCGGGATATCACATGGATCAGAATTCACAAGAATGCCGTCGAGAAAGGTTTCAGAATAAAGGACATCGGGCGAATCTTGCATGCCAATTTGCATAATCATTACGGCACCATCGTGGATAAGGTTCAGGTGACTTTCTACACTGAACGAGATAAAGTAGTCGAGCTGATGGCAGAAGCCCGGCAGGTTTATCGAGAGCGTAACGAACGCATTGCCGATCTGAATGATGACTCGGTGGACGTCTATTATAGCTGCACTCTATGTCAATCCTTTGCCCCTACCCATGTGTGTGTAATCAATCCGGAGCGCGTGGGACTGTGCGGTGCATATAGCTGGCTCGACTGCAAGGCTGCTTTTGAGATTAGTCCCAGCGGCGCAAACCAGCCGATTACGAAAGGCGCTGCTCTCTCCAAGGACAAGGGCGAATGGCAAGGAGTCAATGACTTTGTCTACCAGAACTCTCAGCGCGCTATCGGGCGCTTCACGCTGTATTCCCTGATGGATGCCCCGATGACGACATGCGGCTGCTGTGAGTGCGTGATGTCCATCGTCCCGGAGGCCAATGGAGTAATGGTCGTCTCCCGCGATGACTACGGCAAAACCCCTTCCGGCATGACTTTTACCCAGCTTATGGCGATTATCGGCGGCGGCCACCAGACGCCCGGGATGATGGGGCATGGAAAGACCTATCTGACCAGCAAGAAATTCATCGCGGCGGATGGCGGAATCAAGCGGCTGGTGTGGCTATCCAAGAACCTCAAAGAGGAGTTCGCCCAGGAGCTGAAGGCAGCCTGCCAGGCTGCCGGAGAACCTGATCTCATGGACAAGATTTGCGATGGTAGCATCGCTACGGATGCCAATGGATTGATGTCTTTCCTGGAAAGACAAGGCCATCCGGCTCTATCGATGGACCCTATGATTTAA
- a CDS encoding acetyl-CoA decarbonylase/synthase complex subunit delta, with the protein MTVEIPIEKWTGKIQEVTLGGGGRKKLVIGGAATLPGLKFEGSTGNPTRVAIEIHDCEPQYPTLLRSAWGDAVKDPAVWAKKAAQAGAEIICLRLTSAHPENGNTGAAEARVTVQKVLSAVDLPLIVMGPGVAEKDNLVLMAASEAAKGERIALGPCEEKNYRTCAAVCISDGHVAIAKSPLDINLAKQLNLLVADVGVPLSSILMDPDTGALGYGLEYAYSIIERLKLAALMDDSMCQMPIISHPGPETWRQKEARTADGVPSAWGRSEERALIWEELTATALIEAGSDLVVMCHPKAVEAIKNTISKLNA; encoded by the coding sequence ATGACAGTTGAGATTCCCATAGAAAAATGGACCGGCAAAATACAGGAGGTAACACTGGGCGGAGGTGGCCGAAAAAAACTCGTCATCGGAGGGGCTGCCACTCTTCCCGGCTTGAAATTTGAAGGCAGTACCGGCAATCCCACGCGAGTCGCCATCGAGATTCATGACTGCGAGCCGCAGTACCCGACTCTTCTGCGATCCGCGTGGGGAGATGCGGTGAAAGACCCCGCTGTCTGGGCAAAAAAGGCCGCCCAGGCTGGCGCCGAGATCATCTGTTTGAGACTTACCAGCGCACATCCCGAAAATGGCAACACAGGGGCCGCCGAGGCCAGAGTAACTGTCCAAAAGGTGCTTTCAGCAGTTGATCTGCCGCTGATCGTTATGGGCCCTGGCGTAGCCGAGAAGGATAACCTGGTCCTGATGGCAGCCTCTGAGGCTGCAAAAGGAGAGCGGATTGCGCTGGGGCCTTGTGAGGAGAAGAACTATCGCACCTGCGCTGCGGTATGTATTTCCGATGGCCATGTCGCCATTGCCAAGAGCCCGCTGGATATCAACCTGGCCAAACAGCTCAACTTACTGGTTGCCGATGTAGGGGTACCGCTTTCATCCATTCTGATGGACCCCGATACCGGAGCACTCGGATATGGTCTTGAGTATGCCTACTCTATCATCGAGCGTCTCAAGCTGGCTGCGCTGATGGACGACAGCATGTGCCAGATGCCGATCATCAGCCATCCCGGACCGGAGACCTGGAGACAAAAAGAGGCCAGAACCGCTGATGGCGTTCCATCTGCCTGGGGCAGGTCTGAGGAGCGCGCATTGATCTGGGAAGAGCTCACTGCCACCGCATTAATTGAAGCTGGCTCTGACCTGGTTGTGATGTGTCATCCGAAAGCGGTAGAGGCCATCAAGAATACCATCAGCAAGCTCAACGCGTAA
- the acsC gene encoding acetyl-CoA decarbonylase/synthase complex subunit gamma translates to MALTGIQIYKVLPKTNCKKCGLPTCLAFAMKLAQGQAELSLCPDVSDEARVSLEAASRPPMRLVTIGAGAKKLEVGGETMMFRHEKTFFHPAALVVRIRDTAPDTTIVEAVQEATSYSVERVGMTFGIDGIAIQNDSGDGARFATVAQIIKDKTDLPLILMSTDPAAMNTALDRVHDAKPAIYGANRNNIDQMIDLAKKHGVAMGIRGNGLDELAELSEKAAGAGVESLMLDPGARGLGDSLRVLTQMRRLAIKKGFRPMGFPTITFPGEGAASLDEQAILAAHYIAKYGSIIVLDTFSPAMIYPLITLRLNIYTDPQKPIQMAAGIYPIGNATADSPFCVTTNFSLTYFTIAGELEASGVPSWLMVCDTEGLSVLTAWSAGKFDAEKIAKTVMDQDAPSKINHRKMILPGRVAILKGELENELPDWKILVGPAEAMDIGGWFRKNWT, encoded by the coding sequence ATGGCATTAACAGGCATTCAGATTTACAAAGTCCTCCCCAAGACAAACTGTAAGAAATGCGGCCTCCCCACCTGTCTGGCTTTTGCCATGAAACTGGCTCAAGGCCAGGCGGAGCTATCCCTTTGCCCCGACGTAAGCGATGAGGCCAGGGTTTCATTGGAGGCAGCCTCTCGCCCACCGATGCGTCTGGTGACCATCGGCGCAGGGGCCAAAAAACTGGAGGTTGGCGGAGAAACCATGATGTTCCGCCACGAGAAGACATTCTTCCACCCCGCAGCGCTAGTGGTGAGAATTAGAGACACCGCTCCCGATACGACCATCGTTGAGGCAGTCCAAGAAGCCACAAGTTATTCCGTGGAGCGCGTGGGTATGACCTTTGGCATTGATGGGATTGCCATCCAGAACGATTCAGGTGATGGTGCCAGATTCGCAACAGTTGCCCAGATAATCAAGGATAAGACGGATCTGCCGCTTATTCTGATGAGCACTGATCCCGCCGCCATGAATACTGCATTAGACAGAGTGCACGATGCCAAACCCGCCATCTATGGGGCGAACAGGAACAATATAGACCAGATGATTGATCTGGCCAAGAAGCACGGCGTCGCAATGGGAATCCGAGGAAATGGATTGGACGAATTGGCAGAGCTTTCAGAGAAGGCCGCTGGTGCCGGGGTAGAGAGCCTAATGCTGGATCCGGGCGCCAGAGGGCTTGGCGATTCTTTGCGGGTTCTGACACAGATGCGTCGTCTGGCAATCAAAAAGGGCTTCCGTCCTATGGGATTCCCCACTATCACCTTTCCCGGCGAAGGCGCCGCCTCACTGGATGAGCAAGCAATTCTGGCAGCCCATTATATCGCCAAGTACGGCAGCATCATCGTTCTCGATACTTTCTCACCGGCCATGATCTATCCGCTGATCACATTGCGTTTAAACATCTACACCGATCCCCAGAAACCGATTCAGATGGCAGCAGGGATTTATCCCATCGGCAATGCTACGGCGGATAGCCCGTTTTGCGTCACCACTAATTTCTCACTGACCTATTTCACCATCGCCGGCGAGCTTGAAGCATCCGGTGTTCCTTCATGGCTCATGGTTTGCGACACAGAAGGGCTTTCCGTTCTGACCGCCTGGTCGGCCGGAAAATTCGATGCCGAGAAGATCGCCAAGACCGTTATGGATCAAGATGCCCCGTCCAAGATCAATCACAGGAAGATGATCCTCCCCGGAAGGGTAGCCATACTCAAGGGAGAGTTGGAAAATGAGCTCCCGGACTGGAAGATACTGGTAGGCCCGGCGGAAGCCATGGATATCGGCGGCTGGTTCAGAAAGAACTGGACCTAG
- a CDS encoding SprT family zinc-dependent metalloprotease, with protein MRQIEIEGVGPVLLQRSERARRLIISVRPSKGVRVAVPRGVSFREAENFVHVKTDWIRKHVQKAKQSECEHESMPLIPIDESAARRKLIGRLQDLAKKHGFTYNKVSIRNQRTRWGSCSTKNNISLNMKLAALPDDLMDYVILHELVHTRVKNHSKAFWEELDRHVGNAKQKSASLRGYRLSLP; from the coding sequence ATGAGACAGATTGAAATAGAGGGTGTGGGCCCGGTGCTGCTGCAGCGTAGCGAAAGGGCCAGACGCTTGATTATATCGGTGAGACCCAGCAAAGGTGTTCGAGTGGCTGTTCCTCGGGGAGTCTCTTTCAGGGAGGCCGAGAATTTCGTCCATGTCAAAACCGACTGGATCCGAAAACACGTGCAGAAGGCGAAGCAGTCGGAGTGCGAACATGAATCGATGCCCTTGATTCCCATTGACGAATCAGCAGCCAGGAGAAAGCTGATAGGTAGATTGCAAGACTTGGCGAAGAAACACGGCTTTACTTACAACAAGGTATCGATTCGAAATCAGAGAACGAGGTGGGGGAGTTGCTCAACGAAGAACAACATCAGTTTGAACATGAAGTTGGCAGCACTTCCCGATGACTTAATGGATTATGTGATCTTGCACGAACTGGTTCATACCAGGGTGAAAAATCACAGCAAGGCCTTCTGGGAAGAATTGGACCGACACGTTGGGAACGCCAAGCAGAAGAGCGCCAGTCTAAGAGGATATCGGTTAAGCCTGCCTTGA
- the ybeY gene encoding rRNA maturation RNase YbeY, whose translation MGWNVDIQIDKQFRGKVKKIWLRRAIEAALVSEKIDFPAELSLLITDDQTVHELNRTYRGLDETTDVLSFAFRDDSADSPFPPSPDGVTHLGEVIISYPQVIRQAEEQTHSPEDELALLVVHGVLHLLGHDHAQPEQEREMKTKEAAILAKLGCS comes from the coding sequence TTGGGCTGGAATGTAGATATCCAAATCGATAAGCAGTTCCGGGGCAAGGTGAAAAAGATATGGCTTCGCCGTGCAATTGAGGCCGCTCTCGTCTCCGAGAAAATTGACTTTCCTGCAGAACTGAGTCTACTCATAACCGATGACCAAACCGTTCACGAGCTGAATCGAACCTATCGAGGGCTCGATGAAACCACTGATGTACTGTCTTTTGCTTTCCGGGATGACAGCGCGGATTCGCCTTTTCCTCCATCACCCGATGGTGTCACTCATCTGGGAGAGGTGATTATCTCCTACCCCCAGGTGATCCGCCAGGCAGAGGAACAAACGCACTCCCCCGAGGACGAGTTAGCCCTGCTGGTGGTCCATGGAGTGCTCCATTTGCTCGGACATGATCACGCGCAGCCCGAACAGGAACGAGAAATGAAAACTAAGGAAGCCGCTATTCTGGCAAAGTTAGGGTGTAGCTGA
- the dnaX gene encoding DNA polymerase III subunit gamma/tau, whose translation MASQVYYRKWRPQTLADVVGQEPITRTLLNALITGRVAHAYLFFGPRGTGKTSTGRILAKAVNCLHNEAGEPCNKCAMCQAFIEGRAIDLIEIDAASNTGVDDIRNLKEKINFAPNIAKYKVYIIDEVHMLSNSAFNALLKTLEEPPAHVIFILATTEVHKVPATIISRCQRFDFRRIPQSATVGRLEHICRQEGIDADPKALALISRSATGSLRDAQNLLEQMVVYHGRRIELQQVRAELGLTGDARIKELARAILSRDMAGGLAMINSVAGDGLDLRHFNRELLDYLRQMLLIKAGAGESTGMSGEEIGEAKEISANASLQEISQAIKLFAQADFRFSPQSTLPLELALVDHALPKSAETAVKTIPKPKDKSEEILPPLETLKKEIEPTIATAIPENPLAQGAPDVEYIQQHWSDFVNACRREGIKGNLDALLRGACKPIALDGTILTLGFTAEFNRSQIDNPKNRKILETILKKVFGMPYEIRCVLIGKEARSAPPPPRESSLVKEALSRGARIISEE comes from the coding sequence ATGGCATCTCAAGTGTACTATCGCAAATGGCGGCCCCAGACGCTGGCCGATGTTGTGGGGCAAGAGCCAATCACAAGGACTCTGCTCAATGCCCTCATCACCGGCAGGGTAGCCCATGCATATCTCTTCTTTGGCCCAAGGGGGACGGGCAAAACCAGCACCGGACGTATACTGGCTAAAGCCGTCAATTGTCTGCACAATGAAGCAGGCGAGCCCTGCAATAAGTGTGCCATGTGCCAGGCGTTTATTGAAGGGCGTGCTATAGATTTAATCGAAATCGATGCGGCCTCCAACACCGGCGTCGATGATATCCGCAATCTCAAGGAAAAAATCAACTTCGCCCCAAACATCGCCAAGTACAAGGTCTATATTATCGACGAAGTGCATATGCTGAGCAACTCGGCCTTCAACGCCCTGCTCAAGACGTTGGAAGAACCCCCGGCCCATGTCATCTTCATTCTGGCTACCACCGAGGTTCACAAAGTACCCGCTACCATTATTTCCCGTTGCCAGAGGTTTGATTTTCGCCGTATTCCACAGTCGGCAACGGTCGGCAGGCTGGAGCATATTTGTCGGCAGGAAGGTATCGATGCCGATCCTAAAGCTCTGGCACTCATCTCCAGAAGCGCGACCGGCAGCCTCCGGGATGCCCAAAATCTGCTGGAACAGATGGTAGTCTATCACGGGCGCAGAATCGAACTTCAACAGGTTCGAGCTGAGCTTGGACTGACAGGGGACGCCCGCATAAAAGAGCTGGCAAGAGCCATTTTGAGCCGGGATATGGCCGGCGGGCTGGCGATGATAAACAGCGTGGCCGGCGATGGCTTGGACCTGCGACATTTCAACCGTGAACTGCTCGATTACCTCAGACAGATGCTGCTCATCAAGGCCGGGGCGGGCGAGTCAACAGGCATGTCCGGCGAGGAAATCGGTGAGGCTAAAGAAATCTCCGCTAATGCCTCCTTACAAGAGATATCGCAGGCGATAAAGCTCTTTGCCCAGGCGGACTTTCGGTTTAGCCCGCAATCTACACTGCCGCTGGAGCTAGCGCTGGTCGACCATGCCCTGCCAAAATCCGCAGAGACAGCAGTCAAAACCATTCCTAAGCCCAAAGATAAAAGTGAAGAAATACTACCCCCCCTTGAGACGCTGAAGAAAGAGATTGAGCCAACGATTGCCACGGCCATCCCTGAAAATCCGTTAGCCCAAGGCGCACCTGATGTCGAATATATTCAGCAACACTGGAGCGATTTCGTTAACGCCTGTCGCCGGGAAGGCATCAAGGGCAACCTGGATGCCCTGCTTCGCGGAGCCTGCAAGCCGATTGCTCTGGACGGTACTATTTTGACCCTTGGCTTTACTGCCGAGTTCAACAGAAGTCAGATCGACAATCCCAAAAACCGCAAAATACTGGAGACCATACTCAAGAAAGTGTTCGGAATGCCCTATGAGATACGCTGCGTTCTCATCGGAAAGGAAGCGCGATCGGCGCCTCCGCCACCCAGGGAAAGTTCCCTGGTCAAGGAAGCGCTCAGCCGCGGAGCCAGGATCATCAGTGAGGAGTAA
- a CDS encoding YbaB/EbfC family nucleoid-associated protein: MMDKKMLRQAQELQAKLMKTQDDLAKATVEASSGGGAVTVVVTGQQEVKSIKISPEVVDPNDVELLEDMILAALNEAMEKAKALAAKQLGAVTGGMKMPGLF, translated from the coding sequence ATGATGGACAAAAAGATGCTGAGACAGGCCCAGGAACTTCAGGCAAAATTGATGAAGACTCAGGATGATTTAGCCAAAGCCACGGTCGAGGCCAGCTCTGGAGGAGGAGCAGTCACCGTGGTCGTCACCGGCCAGCAGGAAGTCAAGTCAATCAAGATATCCCCAGAGGTAGTTGATCCGAATGACGTGGAACTCCTGGAAGATATGATCCTGGCAGCCCTCAATGAGGCCATGGAGAAGGCCAAGGCGCTGGCAGCCAAGCAACTGGGGGCAGTGACAGGCGGAATGAAAATGCCCGGCCTGTTTTAG